In Dehalogenimonas etheniformans, one genomic interval encodes:
- a CDS encoding response regulator encodes MREGHSVLTIEDPGDVLGILMNDAFDIILLDIRLPGISGIDLYGDIVLIHPKLKERVIFITGDTADANVREFIASHHANWITKPFDRSTFLKKFNEVLLRK; translated from the coding sequence ATGCGAGAAGGTCACTCCGTCCTAACTATTGAGGATCCGGGCGACGTCCTTGGGATTCTAATGAATGACGCCTTTGATATAATCCTGCTTGATATCAGGTTACCGGGTATCAGCGGAATCGATCTATATGGAGACATAGTCCTGATCCACCCGAAACTAAAGGAACGGGTCATTTTTATCACAGGCGACACCGCAGATGCCAACGTGAGAGAATTTATCGCGAGTCACCACGCGAATTGGATAACCAAACCCTTTGACCGCAGTACTTTCCTGAAGAAATTCAACGAAGTGCTGCTGAGAAAATGA
- a CDS encoding glycerol-3-phosphate acyltransferase → MVANIAVIVAAYFIGAFPQLLLMAKYHHIEPIGDLHHAIWKKAGPVWGLSASAIDVLKGIGTVWLARSLDFDISVVTLSALAATCGQMWPVFKKFDGEKGNTTGFGAAATLAFWPAIICLIPVFLAIISKVIKAAGLKSVPKEQRFRTGAGQSNALPLGVGAAFLVLPLAAYLLDEPMAVVAGFAALFVLVMVRRLTAGLSADLATDSPRDRIFWSRLLLDRPVVAES, encoded by the coding sequence ATAGTCGCTAATATCGCGGTCATCGTTGCGGCGTACTTTATCGGCGCCTTCCCCCAGCTCCTTCTGATGGCGAAGTACCATCATATCGAACCGATAGGCGACCTGCACCATGCCATCTGGAAGAAAGCCGGACCGGTGTGGGGACTGTCGGCCAGCGCCATCGATGTTTTGAAAGGAATCGGCACGGTCTGGCTCGCTCGTTCTCTGGATTTTGACATTTCTGTAGTCACTCTGTCCGCGTTGGCCGCTACCTGCGGCCAGATGTGGCCGGTGTTCAAGAAGTTCGATGGTGAAAAGGGCAATACCACCGGTTTCGGCGCCGCGGCGACTCTGGCCTTCTGGCCGGCGATAATCTGCCTCATCCCGGTCTTTCTAGCCATCATTTCCAAGGTAATCAAGGCTGCTGGTCTGAAAAGCGTTCCAAAGGAACAGCGCTTCAGAACCGGCGCCGGACAGAGCAACGCCCTGCCGCTAGGGGTTGGCGCCGCCTTCCTGGTACTGCCGCTGGCGGCTTACCTCCTGGACGAACCAATGGCTGTGGTCGCCGGGTTTGCCGCCCTCTTCGTCCTGGTGATGGTGCGGCGCTTGACCGCAGGGCTTTCCGCGGATTTGGCTACCGACTCTCCCCGAGACCGGATTTTCTGGTCGCGCTTGCTGCTTGACCGACCGGTAGTTGCTGAATCTTGA
- a CDS encoding response regulator translates to MNKGKTTILLADDHAIVRRGIKALLEYEPDFAVVAEASDGLQALEQLESVKPHILVTDLCMPNMSGIELLKAMKEKNIPTRSVVLSMCGDAPYITGALDAGAFGYILKESGVEHLVTAIREAQLGRRYLSPPLSVG, encoded by the coding sequence TTGAACAAAGGTAAAACCACAATTCTTCTGGCCGACGACCACGCCATTGTCCGGCGCGGCATTAAAGCCCTCCTGGAGTACGAACCGGACTTCGCCGTGGTGGCGGAAGCCAGTGACGGCCTTCAGGCTTTGGAACAGCTCGAATCGGTCAAACCGCACATACTGGTTACTGACCTGTGCATGCCCAACATGAGCGGCATCGAACTGCTCAAAGCTATGAAAGAGAAAAATATCCCGACACGATCGGTCGTTCTTTCGATGTGCGGCGATGCCCCGTACATCACAGGCGCTTTAGACGCCGGTGCCTTCGGCTATATCCTCAAGGAATCCGGCGTCGAGCATCTAGTCACGGCGATACGGGAAGCCCAGTTGGGACGCAGGTACTTGAGCCCGCCGCTCTCAGTGGGTTAA
- a CDS encoding DUF4342 domain-containing protein yields MSTEKFTVSGDKVVGKVKEIIHQGNIRRVRLIHEGKAIIDIPLSIGAPAAAVGILAAPLLAAVGAFAALVTETTIEVERTDDKPVETK; encoded by the coding sequence ATGTCCACCGAGAAATTCACTGTCTCCGGCGATAAAGTGGTCGGAAAAGTCAAGGAAATAATCCACCAGGGCAATATCCGGCGGGTCCGCCTGATCCACGAGGGTAAAGCCATTATCGACATCCCCCTGTCTATCGGGGCGCCGGCGGCGGCCGTCGGTATTCTGGCGGCTCCGCTCTTGGCGGCGGTCGGTGCCTTTGCGGCGCTGGTGACCGAGACCACCATCGAGGTGGAGCGGACCGACGATAAACCGGTTGAAACAAAATAA
- a CDS encoding PAS domain S-box protein has protein sequence MTGYTGKDFNLLFSKMSEGVAIHELIFDSDGKPIDYRILDVNPSFETFTRIPKNKAAGARASEIYGTGTAPFLEIYSRVSSSGKPESFETYFPPMEKYFSISVVSMHPGIFATIFSDITEHKKASNRTEQLNQFLLALRNVNQLITHVKRDPQHLIDEITRTLIQSCNYSHVWIVLLNLDRQATAVTSSSPSEYWDKLNREFKKKNIPPCAKDAIEKGKTVVVSAISDYCSNCPLARGEITKLVAPLIHDNKLRGVITIDMTPCALIGEEELSLFDEMAGDIAFALSDIEMEEARIKTEKALAESEIRYRSLFDNSNDAIYVHLEGVTGRFIDVNDRACQLLGYSREEMLEMSPSDIDDPEYSKQLAEKSDQLLKNGHGVIEMVHIAKDGRRIPVELSTGPLTIGGLSLQLTIARDLTERKKTEAELIRFNKLYDVLSQVNQEVIRAKNNDSFLSATCKIIAERGGFALAWVGKFEPINKAITPVASSGQAASYLDGIEVTVEDSPKGIGPIGMSIRQNAPYIIENFMTDASTAHWKDRAQPFQFGGVGAFPILVNGEIWGVLGVYSSAIGYFGDKEAELLEETAGDIGFALHNIDKERNRIAAELRIQAAADEWLTTFDSIKDMVAIVDRDHIIRRVNRAFTEALKTGPGDLLGKHCFEVVHCMNQPHPSCPHARTLISRKAESSEYFDKRLKKWVEASSSPIFDDDGILVGSVHIIKDISARKREEQEKLLLRDKAEIASRLATVGEMAAGIAHEIITP, from the coding sequence ATGACGGGATACACCGGCAAAGACTTCAACCTGCTGTTCTCCAAAATGAGCGAGGGAGTAGCCATCCATGAGCTCATCTTTGACAGCGACGGAAAGCCGATCGATTACCGCATCCTGGACGTGAATCCAAGTTTCGAAACCTTCACCAGAATCCCAAAAAATAAGGCGGCCGGCGCCAGGGCTTCTGAGATTTACGGCACCGGAACCGCTCCCTTCCTGGAAATCTACTCAAGGGTCTCATCTTCAGGCAAACCAGAATCTTTCGAAACCTATTTTCCGCCCATGGAAAAGTATTTTTCGATTTCGGTCGTCTCCATGCATCCCGGAATATTCGCGACCATTTTCAGCGACATTACTGAACACAAGAAGGCATCGAACCGCACGGAGCAGTTGAACCAGTTCCTCCTGGCACTGCGAAACGTCAACCAGCTAATCACCCATGTAAAGCGAGATCCGCAACACCTGATCGACGAGATCACCCGGACACTCATCCAGAGCTGCAACTACTCACACGTCTGGATCGTCCTCCTGAACCTGGACCGACAAGCGACAGCCGTGACCTCATCCAGTCCCTCGGAATATTGGGACAAACTGAACCGGGAATTCAAAAAGAAAAATATTCCTCCCTGCGCGAAAGACGCCATAGAAAAAGGCAAAACTGTAGTTGTCAGCGCCATTTCGGACTACTGCTCCAATTGCCCCCTGGCGAGGGGCGAGATCACCAAGCTCGTTGCCCCGCTAATTCACGATAACAAACTCCGGGGCGTTATCACCATCGACATGACCCCGTGCGCTTTGATCGGCGAAGAGGAATTGAGCCTCTTCGATGAAATGGCCGGAGACATCGCCTTCGCCTTGAGCGACATCGAAATGGAAGAAGCCCGGATCAAAACCGAAAAAGCCCTGGCCGAGTCCGAAATCAGGTACCGCTCGCTTTTCGATAACAGTAACGATGCGATTTATGTCCACCTTGAAGGCGTCACCGGCCGGTTCATCGACGTGAACGATAGGGCGTGCCAATTGCTGGGCTACAGCCGTGAAGAAATGCTGGAGATGAGCCCAAGTGATATCGATGACCCCGAGTACTCCAAACAATTAGCGGAAAAGTCAGACCAACTCCTTAAAAACGGTCACGGCGTCATTGAAATGGTACACATAGCCAAGGACGGTAGGCGCATTCCCGTGGAACTAAGCACAGGACCCTTGACCATTGGCGGACTCTCTCTCCAGTTGACGATTGCCAGAGATCTTACCGAACGTAAAAAAACCGAAGCCGAACTAATCCGTTTTAACAAACTGTACGACGTACTTAGCCAGGTGAACCAGGAAGTTATCCGGGCTAAGAACAATGACAGTTTCCTGAGCGCGACCTGCAAAATAATTGCCGAACGCGGCGGTTTCGCCCTGGCGTGGGTCGGAAAGTTTGAGCCAATCAACAAAGCGATAACACCAGTCGCTTCCAGCGGTCAAGCCGCAAGTTATTTAGATGGTATCGAAGTCACCGTGGAAGATTCACCGAAAGGAATCGGCCCCATCGGAATGAGCATTCGCCAAAATGCTCCTTACATCATCGAAAACTTCATGACCGATGCCAGCACAGCTCACTGGAAAGACCGCGCCCAACCTTTCCAATTCGGAGGCGTGGGCGCCTTTCCGATTCTCGTCAACGGAGAAATCTGGGGCGTTCTGGGAGTATATTCATCTGCGATCGGCTACTTCGGCGACAAAGAAGCCGAACTTCTTGAAGAAACAGCCGGAGACATCGGCTTCGCACTTCATAACATCGATAAAGAACGAAATCGAATCGCAGCGGAATTAAGAATCCAGGCCGCCGCGGATGAATGGTTGACCACATTCGATTCGATCAAGGATATGGTTGCCATCGTAGACAGAGATCACATCATCAGACGGGTAAACAGAGCTTTTACAGAAGCGCTTAAAACTGGACCTGGAGATTTGCTTGGCAAGCATTGCTTTGAGGTTGTCCACTGCATGAACCAGCCCCACCCATCGTGCCCTCATGCCAGAACCCTGATTTCTCGAAAGGCTGAATCCAGCGAATATTTCGACAAAAGATTGAAAAAATGGGTCGAAGCCAGTTCCTCGCCGATCTTCGATGACGACGGGATTCTGGTCGGTTCGGTCCACATCATCAAGGATATCTCAGCCCGCAAACGAGAGGAACAAGAAAAGCTACTTCTCAGAGACAAAGCGGAGATCGCCAGCCGCCTGGCGACGGTAGGCGAAATGGCAGCGGGCATCGCCCATGAGATCATAACCCCTTGA
- a CDS encoding DegV family protein, which produces MTVKVVTDTTADLPASIVAELGIKVVPQYVRFADKVYRDLVEISHDEFYRRLQSDSVHPSTSQPSPKDFVDVYKSILPAKDGILSLHLSKKLSGTYDSALQAKQMMAKEANIEVIDTQSVSMGLGLFAIMAARMAKQGATLAEIAAAVNDAIPQMRLLGIFDTLKYLAAGGRIGKAKALVGSILSVKPVLTVKEGELHPAGQVRSRSKGIDRLIEWTGTLGKIADLAVVHTTTPDEAKALAERLGNYFPKNQIIISRLSAAVGAHAGPGTLFVVARSA; this is translated from the coding sequence ATGACCGTCAAAGTAGTCACCGACACAACCGCAGATTTGCCCGCATCCATAGTGGCGGAACTCGGCATTAAGGTCGTACCCCAGTACGTCAGATTCGCGGACAAGGTTTACCGGGACCTTGTCGAGATTTCTCACGATGAATTTTACCGCCGGCTGCAGAGCGATAGCGTCCACCCTAGCACCTCCCAGCCCTCCCCCAAGGATTTTGTGGACGTTTACAAGTCAATCCTTCCGGCGAAGGACGGCATCCTGTCACTTCACCTTTCGAAGAAACTCAGCGGCACCTACGATTCGGCGCTCCAGGCTAAGCAAATGATGGCCAAGGAAGCCAATATCGAGGTGATCGATACCCAATCCGTCTCCATGGGGCTGGGGCTTTTCGCCATCATGGCGGCACGCATGGCCAAGCAGGGCGCTACCCTGGCTGAAATAGCGGCCGCAGTCAACGACGCTATACCTCAGATGCGCTTACTGGGCATTTTCGACACCCTGAAGTACTTAGCCGCTGGCGGCCGCATCGGTAAAGCGAAGGCTTTAGTGGGATCGATCCTTTCGGTTAAACCCGTTTTGACCGTAAAAGAGGGCGAACTGCACCCGGCGGGTCAGGTCAGGAGCAGGTCCAAGGGGATCGACCGACTGATCGAGTGGACCGGGACATTGGGGAAAATCGCCGACCTGGCGGTGGTTCATACCACCACCCCCGATGAAGCCAAGGCACTCGCAGAACGCCTGGGCAATTATTTCCCCAAGAACCAGATTATCATCTCCCGTTTGAGCGCCGCGGTAGGTGCCCACGCCGGTCCGGGGACGCTGTTTGTGGTGGCCCGCTCAGCTTAA
- a CDS encoding response regulator transcription factor → MTSEIKPKRRVLVVDDETAILRFVNAGLEIAGYQPTSTTDCDEALNIARSGKADIMLLDIFMAPITGFDVLTKLRDFSDLPVIVFTARDDVGEFAKEAGADDYLGKPFKPGELAEKIEEVMARRSARTA, encoded by the coding sequence GTGACATCAGAGATAAAACCGAAACGCCGGGTCCTGGTTGTCGACGATGAGACCGCTATCCTGCGGTTCGTGAACGCAGGACTGGAGATTGCCGGTTATCAGCCGACGTCGACAACCGATTGCGACGAAGCCCTCAATATCGCCAGGTCCGGCAAAGCCGATATTATGCTCCTGGATATTTTCATGGCGCCGATAACCGGCTTCGACGTGCTGACCAAACTCAGGGATTTTTCAGATCTGCCGGTGATCGTGTTCACAGCCAGGGACGACGTTGGTGAATTCGCCAAGGAAGCCGGGGCTGACGACTACTTGGGCAAGCCTTTCAAACCGGGAGAACTGGCGGAAAAGATCGAGGAAGTAATGGCGCGGCGATCCGCCAGGACCGCCTAG
- a CDS encoding phospholipid carrier-dependent glycosyltransferase — translation MTKIKTALKRFAGWKHAWLLTILIASMILHLGLMWFPKDLVLDEQYYVVSARDYLVQGVLHQPEHPPLGKIIITAGMQIFGDNQFGWRFMPALFGVGSIFFFYLILRRLNLSNLATNLATTMFAFENSIFTMASVAMLDIFNVFFMIAGLWAYLARKYPLAVLFLVMSTLVKLTGLLGIAIIGIHWLFFRRDKALQLALSGLVAYVVAILAVPVMEFALTGEWSNPVNRAAQLFTIPATITFANSSHPSALHPWQWVLGYHVMPFWWTPQYMSAVTPTVWAATIPVFTWTSWQAWRRRNEAALFAAAWIFATLILWIIIGGITNRITYIFYFVPIVGGIILGLALFIDKALGWAKRPRQLLLSMDNKPRFKDRFIAWSRRRNWKKIIGVGIVLFMAAHVILFWVFSPFNWLWPIIHP, via the coding sequence ATGACAAAGATAAAAACTGCGCTTAAACGCTTTGCCGGTTGGAAGCACGCCTGGCTTCTGACCATTCTCATCGCCTCCATGATCCTGCATCTGGGTCTGATGTGGTTTCCCAAGGACCTGGTGTTGGACGAGCAATACTATGTCGTCTCGGCCAGGGACTACCTGGTCCAAGGAGTCCTGCATCAGCCGGAACACCCCCCGTTGGGAAAGATCATCATCACCGCCGGCATGCAGATCTTCGGCGACAACCAGTTCGGCTGGCGCTTCATGCCCGCCCTTTTTGGTGTCGGCTCGATATTCTTCTTCTACCTCATCCTGAGAAGGTTAAATTTGTCGAACCTCGCTACTAATTTAGCCACGACCATGTTCGCCTTCGAGAATTCAATTTTCACCATGGCCTCGGTGGCTATGCTGGACATCTTCAATGTTTTTTTTATGATCGCCGGTTTGTGGGCTTACCTCGCCCGTAAATACCCGCTGGCGGTCCTGTTTCTGGTCATGTCCACTTTAGTGAAACTTACGGGGCTCCTTGGGATCGCCATCATCGGGATACATTGGCTATTTTTCCGCCGGGATAAAGCTCTTCAACTGGCGCTGTCCGGCCTCGTCGCCTATGTCGTTGCCATCCTCGCGGTACCGGTTATGGAGTTCGCCCTTACCGGAGAATGGAGCAATCCGGTTAATCGGGCTGCACAACTATTCACCATTCCCGCCACCATCACTTTCGCCAACTCGTCCCACCCCTCCGCCCTCCACCCCTGGCAATGGGTGCTTGGTTACCATGTCATGCCCTTCTGGTGGACGCCGCAGTACATGTCGGCGGTAACGCCCACTGTCTGGGCGGCGACCATCCCCGTTTTCACTTGGACAAGCTGGCAGGCATGGCGGCGCCGTAATGAAGCCGCGTTATTTGCCGCCGCGTGGATTTTCGCCACTCTTATCCTGTGGATTATCATCGGCGGCATTACCAACCGCATTACTTATATCTTCTATTTCGTGCCGATCGTCGGTGGCATAATCCTGGGTCTCGCGCTGTTCATCGACAAAGCTCTGGGATGGGCAAAGCGCCCCCGTCAGCTCCTGCTTTCGATGGATAACAAGCCCAGGTTCAAAGACCGTTTTATCGCCTGGAGCAGGCGCCGAAACTGGAAGAAGATCATCGGCGTGGGCATCGTCTTGTTCATGGCTGCCCACGTCATTTTGTTTTGGGTCTTTTCACCCTTCAACTGGCTCTGGCCGATTATTCACCCTTAG
- a CDS encoding helix-turn-helix domain-containing protein — MSIGDRIKAKRLDLKLTQQDLSNGLHITPQHISAIEQNKRLPSLSMLEKLAEELGVTIDYLVTGRESILSGLLPAIKADPRLSLRARKALASIIEELHDHASAAEKVVIRKIASDLPARAAHNPA, encoded by the coding sequence ATGTCTATCGGCGACAGGATCAAGGCCAAACGTCTTGACCTCAAACTCACCCAGCAGGACCTGTCCAATGGATTGCATATTACCCCTCAGCACATCTCCGCCATTGAACAAAACAAAAGGCTGCCTTCACTCTCGATGCTGGAGAAACTCGCCGAAGAACTGGGCGTCACCATAGATTACCTGGTCACCGGAAGAGAATCCATATTGTCGGGGTTGCTTCCTGCCATCAAAGCTGATCCCCGGCTGTCTTTGAGGGCCCGGAAGGCTCTCGCCAGCATCATCGAAGAGCTTCACGACCACGCTTCAGCCGCTGAAAAAGTGGTCATTCGCAAGATCGCCTCGGATCTGCCCGCACGCGCCGCCCATAATCCAGCCTGA
- a CDS encoding sensor histidine kinase, with protein MTGVIGFSEMLMEQEVAPEIKEQLQIINDGSKRVKDIVKRMLTFARQAKPMKSRIDIHELIENTLEIRGYVLKTANIEVTRHYGEDLPWITVDPGQLQQVFLNLIVNAEYAMKQNQGFKGVLTISTRKAADKMILSFSDNGCGMSRETIGKLFQPFFTTKNPGEGTGLGLSVSRSIILEHGGEITVESRPGSGSTFTIELPISAEPEVIEETDPDNSGIPVSNVKARVMVIDDEPAVRSLIEKC; from the coding sequence TTGACCGGCGTTATCGGATTCTCAGAGATGCTGATGGAGCAGGAAGTTGCTCCGGAAATCAAAGAACAGCTCCAGATAATCAACGATGGCAGCAAGCGGGTCAAAGACATTGTCAAGCGCATGCTGACGTTCGCCCGCCAGGCAAAGCCGATGAAAAGCCGGATCGACATCCACGAACTGATCGAGAATACACTGGAAATCCGCGGTTACGTCCTCAAGACCGCGAATATCGAAGTCACCAGGCATTACGGTGAGGATCTGCCGTGGATCACCGTCGATCCAGGCCAATTGCAGCAGGTGTTTCTGAACCTGATCGTCAACGCCGAATACGCCATGAAACAAAACCAGGGCTTCAAGGGGGTATTGACCATCAGTACCCGAAAAGCAGCCGACAAAATGATCCTATCCTTCAGCGACAACGGCTGCGGGATGTCCAGGGAAACCATAGGCAAGCTCTTCCAACCGTTCTTCACCACCAAAAATCCGGGCGAGGGCACGGGGCTGGGGTTGAGCGTATCGCGTTCGATCATCCTGGAACACGGCGGTGAGATCACGGTTGAAAGCCGGCCCGGATCGGGCAGCACATTCACCATCGAACTTCCAATCAGCGCTGAACCTGAGGTAATAGAAGAGACAGACCCGGATAATTCAGGCATTCCGGTTTCCAACGTAAAAGCGCGGGTAATGGTTATCGATGACGAACCGGCGGTTAGATCGCTCATAGAAAAGTGCTGA
- a CDS encoding M48 family metallopeptidase — protein MNHQTAFVLVRSSRQTLAIEIRPDATVVVRAPRRVGLRDIHRFIESHQNWIVRKRMELAARPQPQRRKFVEGEEFLVGGRTCLLQLSDSVSPAVDLQGDRLVLSAKAHSKARETVTTWYREHARRVITERVQHYARIMACRPSAIRITSPRRRWGSCGPSDSLNFNWRLVMAPREIIDYVVVHELAHIRHKHHGAEFWDLVGTFFPEHKAARRWLKDNGYQLDF, from the coding sequence TTGAACCACCAAACGGCGTTTGTATTGGTCCGCTCATCGCGGCAAACCCTTGCGATCGAGATCAGACCCGATGCCACCGTTGTCGTTAGAGCCCCGAGGCGGGTGGGTTTAAGAGACATTCACCGCTTCATCGAAAGCCATCAGAACTGGATTGTCCGGAAACGGATGGAGCTCGCGGCGCGGCCACAGCCGCAGAGGAGAAAGTTCGTCGAAGGTGAGGAATTCCTCGTCGGGGGCCGAACCTGCCTGTTGCAATTGTCTGACTCGGTGTCCCCAGCCGTAGATTTGCAAGGCGACCGGTTGGTTTTGTCCGCCAAAGCACATTCCAAGGCCCGCGAAACAGTCACCACATGGTACCGGGAACATGCACGCCGTGTTATCACCGAACGAGTCCAGCATTATGCCCGGATCATGGCCTGCCGTCCCTCGGCGATAAGGATCACCAGCCCTCGGCGTAGATGGGGATCATGCGGCCCATCCGATTCCCTCAATTTCAACTGGCGATTGGTCATGGCGCCTCGGGAGATCATCGATTACGTTGTTGTCCACGAACTGGCCCACATCCGTCATAAGCACCACGGCGCCGAATTTTGGGACTTAGTCGGCACTTTTTTCCCGGAGCACAAAGCAGCGCGACGCTGGCTGAAGGACAACGGATATCAATTAGATTTTTAA